Proteins found in one Bombus terrestris chromosome 1, iyBomTerr1.2, whole genome shotgun sequence genomic segment:
- the LOC105665935 gene encoding uncharacterized protein LOC105665935 — translation MSNTKEFFLSVIQRIFSNWTALRMAVEHGMGAKGMAIDFCSYMTEVMYMNEGLNSSEIANELEDYMDEHFNTELQDDSAMQVAEELLKFYRYCTENTENLVTIELAKLPPLQPWLVTNEPAKRIQTFCAIENDSSEEEETSDGMQVVDEWTEVRGRRKR, via the exons ATGTCAAACAcaaaagaattttttctttcgGTTATACAACGTATTTTCAGTAATTGGACTGCTTTAAGG atGGCAGTGGAACATGGTATGGGTGCAAAGGGAATGGCAATAGATTTTTGCTCTTACATGACAGAGGTTATGTACATGAATG aAGGCCTCAATAGTAGTGAAATTGCCAACGAATTAGAAGATTACATGGATGAGCATTTCAATACAGAACTTCAAGATGATAGCGCAATGCAAGTTGCAGAAGAATTATTGAAGTTTTATCGTTATTGTACTGAAAATACTGAAAATCTGGTAACGATAGAGCTTGCAAAACTGCCACCGTTACAACCATGGCTTGTTACAAATGAACCTGCAAAAAGAATTCAAACCTTTTGTGCTATAGAAAATGATAGTTCTGAAGAGGAAGAAACATCTGATGGTATGCAAGTTGTAGATGAATGGACAGAAGTCAGAGGTAGACGAAAAAGATAA
- the LOC105665938 gene encoding N6-adenosine-methyltransferase catalytic subunit, translated as MSDAFEEIQAIKIKRNSLREKLQKRKRERHELFTLTSTTPVSSSLTNESPLSNDSMGHSHRSDHSEYERDVLCILHESLPNLPITSAELIDLLRKNLNADVSSPDIHKILEKLAAQDIVKIKEVTENGVFGYTVLSVAESQSSYQSQSDDTENPESAETSASELNDYVPAEKQPKLDKKNTEDIMSLISMPTIREKENKKVGEQILDLLSKQTSKEKSLAERFRSQGGAQVMEFCPHGTRVDCVKLNGGPGFAEKCKKLHFKKIIQSHTDESLGDCSFLNTCFHMDTCKYVHYEVDGPTTQPKESNEIDNANNSAVSKGLTIDSKNGSSTACPPPSGSLGSELTLYPPQWIQCDLRYLDMTVLGKFAVIMADPPWDIHMELPYGTMSDDEMRQLGIPALQDEGLLFLWVTGRAMELGRECLQLWGYERVDEIIWVKTNQLQRIIRTGRTGHWLNHGKEHCLVGMKGNPRINRGLDSDVIVAEVRATSHKPDEIYGIIERMSPGTRKIELFGRPHNVQPNWITLGNQVDGVHLIDPQLIKAFKKRYPDGNSMKPSKPLKLECDL; from the exons ATGTCAGACGCTTTTGAAGAGATACaggcaattaaaataaaaagaaacagtcTACGAGAGAAATTGCAGAAAAGAAAACGCGAGAGACATGAATTATTTACTCTTACTTCTACAACACCAGTATCATCCTCCTTGACAAATGAATCACCTCTTTCTAATg ATTCAATGGGACATTCACATCGATCCGACCACAGTGAATATGAAAGAGACGTGTTATGTATTCTACATGAATCATTACCCAATTTACCAATTACATCTGCAGAACTAATAGATCTACTTCGTAAAAATCTTAATGCAGATGTATCATCTCCAGATATTCACAAAATTTTGGAAAAGCTTGCAGCTCAAGATATTGTTAA AATCAAGGAAGTAACAGAAAATGGTGTTTTTGGATATACAGTATTGTCAGTGGCAGAATCACAATCATCATATCAGTCCCAATCAGATGACACAGAAAATCCAGAGAGTGCAGAAACATCTGCATCTGAATTGAATGACTATGTACCTGCAGAAAAACAACCcaaattagataaaaaaaatacagaagatATAATGTCACTTATATCAATGCCTACtattagagaaaaagaaaataagaaggtTGGAGAACAAATTTTAGATTTGTTATCAAAGCAAACATCTAAGGAGAAATCACTAGCTGAAAGATTTCGGTCTCAAGGAGGAGCACAAGTTATGGAGTTCTGTCCTCATGGTACAAGAGTAGATTGTGTCAAGTTAAACGGTGGACCAGGATTTGCAGAAAAGTGTAAAAAACTTCACTtcaaaaaaattattcaaagtcACACAGATGAATCTTTAGGTGACTGTAGTTTTCTTAATACTTGCTTTCATATGGATACATGCAA aTATGTTCATTACGAAGTGGATGGACCAACAACTCAACCAAAGGAGTCAAACGAAATAGACAATGCAAATAATAGTGCAGTGAGTAAAGGTTTAACAATAGATAGTAAAAATGGTAGTAGTACTGCGTGTCCACCTCCTAGCGGATCATTAGGTAGTGAATTAACTCTTTATCCACCACAATGGATACAATGTGATTTACGTTATCTTGATATGACTGTCCTGGGTAAATTTGCTGTTATAATGGCTGACCCTCCATGGGATATACATATGGAATTACCATATGGTACCATGTCAGATGATGAAATGAGACAATTAGGTATACCTGCTCTTCAAGATGAAGGTCTCCTATTTTTATGGGTAACAGGAAGAGCAATGGAACTTGGTAGAGAGTGCTTACAATTGTGGGGATACGAAAGAGTAGATGAGATCATATGGGTGAAGACTAACCAATTACAAAGGATAATAAGAACTGGCAGAACAGGTCACTGGCTAAACCATGGCAAAGAACATTGCTTAGTTGGCATGAAAGGAAATCCGAGAATTAATCGAGGTTTGGATAGCGATGTTATAGTAGCCGAAGTTCGTGCAACCAGTCACAAACCTGACGAAATCTACGGAATCATCGAACGTATGAGCCCAGGAAcaagaaaaatagaattatttggtCGACCACATAATGTTCAACCTAATTGGATCACATTAGGCAATCAAGTAGATGGAGTTCACTTGATTGATCCGCAACTTATTAAAGCCTTCAAAAAGCGTTATCCAGATGGAAATTCAATGAAACCTAGCAAACC aTTGAAATTGGAATGTGATCTTTAA
- the LOC100645232 gene encoding rho guanine nucleotide exchange factor 3 — protein sequence MYDDSNNTNKDAFQEPRKKFWLRTRKRPKSDAISINSMDISIESDVGKKKKRRRITEVASSIFSSSTLGSKQGNNFHRSFTIQPNTPDLPFVNNEADTGTLKKKHKNNIENSNNITLRSWVLDVANTNIKDKPNYVLSRKEVKRQEAIYELYCGENVFINDLCILKDFYYEPLISSSIFSSDELVTVFGDITQLIEIHNRLRNELIGLRDKYGFTETVGSTILNWIPILTNPYLERCRTQIWAKHLLDEKRLTNKRFQSFLKKRLESPHSIDLWTYIDVARSRIVKYPLLIKEILKHTVATHADQTSLKEAYDLISNLLKNIDKTMGDAECKLAQSKINVKLDYDPSKCIENATEIITQGQLKDTRGMKFQCFLFNTGFAITRGTRSSSKRYNLFCPVILKEQICISTNEKIDYGFKIGDQILITEDEHGKRHWIDSFSKVYKCNISPSQNVIDISEKENEEILTPPKTNRSTRLSMNKTSENNFSLTLKRSFLKQKRNSSIGFV from the exons ATGTATGATGATagcaataatacaaataaagatGCATTTCAAGAACCTCGAAAAAAATTTTGGCTG CGAACAAGAAAACGTCCAAAAAGTGATGCTATTAGTATCAACTCAATGGACATATCTATCGAATCGGATGtaggcaaaaagaaaaaaagaagaagaattacAGAAGTGGCCAGCAGTATATTTTCATCTTCTACTTTAGGTAGTAAACaaggaaataattttcatagatCTTTCACAATTCAACCAAATACACCAGACTTGCCATTTGTGAATAATGAAGCAGATACAGGAACATTaaagaaaaa GcacaaaaataatattgaaaactCTAATAATATTACACTCAGAAGTTGGGTACTTGATGTAGCAAATACAAATATCAAGGATAAACCTAATTATGTTTTAAGCAGAAAAGAAGTGAAAAGACAAGAAGCAATTTATGAATTGTATTGTGGAGAAAATGTATTCATTAATGACTTATGTATACTCAAAGATTTTTACTATGAACCACTGATATCTAGTAGTATTTTTAGTTCTGATGAATTAGTCACAGTTTTTGGAGATATAACACAACTTATTGAAATACATAATAGATTGAGAAATGAATTAATTGGTCTAAGAGATAAATATGGATTTACAGAAACAGTTGGATCTACAATATTAAATTGG ATTCCAATATTAACAAACCCATACCTGGAAAGGTGCCGAACACAAATATGGGCAAAACACTTGTTAGATGAAAAAAGGTTGACAAACAAAcgttttcaatcttttttaaaaaaacgTTTAGAATCTCCTCATTCAATAGATTTGTGGACTTATATAGATGTAGCAAGATCAAGAATTGTTAAATACCCTTTATTGATTAAGGAAATATTAAAGCATACTGTAGCAACACATGCAGATCAGACATCCTTAAAAGAAGCATATGATTTGATATccaatttacttaaaaatatagataaaaccATGGGTGATGCAGAATGCAAATTGGCTCAGTCAAAAATTAATGTAAAGCTAGATTATGATCCTAGTAAATGCATTGAAAATGCAACAGAGATAATCACTCAAGGGCAGCTTAAAGATACAAGGGGAATG aaatttcagtgttttctttttaacacTGGTTTTGCAATAACTCGTGGAACAAGATCTTCAAGTAAAAGATACAATTTATTTTGTCCTGTTATACTCAAGGAACAAATCTGCATAAGTACAAATGAAAAGATTGATTATGGTTTTAAAATTGGAgatcaaattttaataacagaAGATGAACATGGAAAAAGACATTGGATTGATTCGTTTAGTAAAGTTTACAAATGCAATATTAGTCCATCACAAAATGTAATTGACATTagtgaaaaagaaaatgaagaaattttaacACCACCAAAAACAAATCGATCTACTAGATTGTCTATGAATAAAACaagtgaaaataatttttcattaacgtTAAAAAGGAGTTTTTTAAAACAGAAGCGCAACAGCAGCATTGGTTTTGTTTAA
- the LOC100645360 gene encoding RNA exonuclease 4 isoform X1, translating into MDTLALILYIFFILFLIWKNISTERQCERRFKKSINTQTMNTKDKKTDQCMIPHTERNASGRNWEMFKNLVLHPSPSSSDSTDKENVNKKKFSHQKLRKKHYSSVLKVDHIPRKEEEIVYDENKKKLTKQIAIDCEMVGIGDGSESMLARVSIVNRYGFCVYDKYVKPREPVQDYRTRVSGIRPHDIQNGEEFQSVQNEVAEILRGRTVVGHALKHDLDVLYLSHPRKYLRDTSRFKTFRQLSGGYTPSLKKLAHELLGKEIQTGEHNSIEDARVAMQLYVLYKNMWESEFYSKR; encoded by the exons ATGGATACTCTCGCtctcatattatatattttctttatattatttcttatatg gaAAAACATTTCCACAGAACGGCAATGCGAACGCCGTTTTAAGAAATCTATTAATACACAAACTATGAATACAAAGGATAAAAAAACCGACCAGTGTATGATCCCACACACAGAGCGTAATGCGTCTGGTCGAAATTgggaaatgtttaaaaatttagtacTTCATCCATCACCATCAAGTTCAGATTCTACTGataaagaaaatgttaataaGAAGAAATTTTCACATCAAAAGTTAAGAAAAAAGCATTATTCATCTGTATTGAAAGTAGATCATATACCACGtaaggaagaagaaatagtttatgatgaaaataaaaagaagctaACAAAACAGATAGCAATAGATTGTGAAATGGTTGGGATAGGAGATGGCAGTGAAAGTATGTTAGCTAGAGTATCCATTGTGAACCGTTATGGTTTTTGTGTTTATGATAAATATGTAAAACCAAGAGAACCTGTTCAAGATTATAGAACTAGAGTTAGTGGTATTAGGCCTCATGATATTCAAAATGGAGAAGAATTTCAAAGTGTTCAGAATGAAGTAGCTGAAATTTTAAGAGGTCGCACTGTAGTTGGTCATGCATTAAAACATGATCTTGATGTACTATATCTTTCTCATCCAAGGAAATATTTACGAGATACTTCCAGATTTAAAACCTTCAGACAGTTATCTGGAGGATATACCCCTAGTTTGAAGAAACTTGCACATGAATTATTAGGCAAAGAAATACAAACAGGGGAACATAACTCTATCGAAGATGCAAGAGTTGCAATGCAGTTGTACGTGCTGTACAAAAATATGTGGGAATCTGAATTTTATTCTAAACGATAA
- the LOC100645360 gene encoding RNA exonuclease 4 isoform X2: MKRKNISTERQCERRFKKSINTQTMNTKDKKTDQCMIPHTERNASGRNWEMFKNLVLHPSPSSSDSTDKENVNKKKFSHQKLRKKHYSSVLKVDHIPRKEEEIVYDENKKKLTKQIAIDCEMVGIGDGSESMLARVSIVNRYGFCVYDKYVKPREPVQDYRTRVSGIRPHDIQNGEEFQSVQNEVAEILRGRTVVGHALKHDLDVLYLSHPRKYLRDTSRFKTFRQLSGGYTPSLKKLAHELLGKEIQTGEHNSIEDARVAMQLYVLYKNMWESEFYSKR, encoded by the exons ATGAAGAG gaAAAACATTTCCACAGAACGGCAATGCGAACGCCGTTTTAAGAAATCTATTAATACACAAACTATGAATACAAAGGATAAAAAAACCGACCAGTGTATGATCCCACACACAGAGCGTAATGCGTCTGGTCGAAATTgggaaatgtttaaaaatttagtacTTCATCCATCACCATCAAGTTCAGATTCTACTGataaagaaaatgttaataaGAAGAAATTTTCACATCAAAAGTTAAGAAAAAAGCATTATTCATCTGTATTGAAAGTAGATCATATACCACGtaaggaagaagaaatagtttatgatgaaaataaaaagaagctaACAAAACAGATAGCAATAGATTGTGAAATGGTTGGGATAGGAGATGGCAGTGAAAGTATGTTAGCTAGAGTATCCATTGTGAACCGTTATGGTTTTTGTGTTTATGATAAATATGTAAAACCAAGAGAACCTGTTCAAGATTATAGAACTAGAGTTAGTGGTATTAGGCCTCATGATATTCAAAATGGAGAAGAATTTCAAAGTGTTCAGAATGAAGTAGCTGAAATTTTAAGAGGTCGCACTGTAGTTGGTCATGCATTAAAACATGATCTTGATGTACTATATCTTTCTCATCCAAGGAAATATTTACGAGATACTTCCAGATTTAAAACCTTCAGACAGTTATCTGGAGGATATACCCCTAGTTTGAAGAAACTTGCACATGAATTATTAGGCAAAGAAATACAAACAGGGGAACATAACTCTATCGAAGATGCAAGAGTTGCAATGCAGTTGTACGTGCTGTACAAAAATATGTGGGAATCTGAATTTTATTCTAAACGATAA
- the LOC100645112 gene encoding senecionine N-oxygenase, translated as MKIAVIGAGSAGLAALRHCTSGTYDTEVICYEKTDQVGGTWIYREETGLDRYGLPIHTSMYKNLRTNLPKEVMGYPDYPVPDTPDSYLTRTQILEFLNSYCNHFNLRQYIRFLHNVELVEPSTGNRKWTIKVKNLEKDTVLTESFDAVMVCNGHYFEPSTPNLKGQKTFQGQQLHSHDYRMPDIFTDKTVLVLGAGPSGMDLALEISRKAKRVILSHHLKDPIGTVFPENVVQKPDVKEVTEHDVLFKDDSKETVDVLFYCTGYKYSFPFLSEKCGVRVDSNMVTPLWKHLVSIENPTLALVGLPFYVCAFSMFDLQVRFILQYWFGKKDFPSKANMLQEEAEEFENRRKEGLEKKHFHMMGFKQGHYYDDLANTAGITPLPPVLTKLHNESSTRFLDDLVHYRESRYRIIDDYNFIQL; from the exons ATGAAGATCGCCGTGATCGGTGCTGGATCAGCTGGTCTTGCTGCTTTACGGCATTGCACTTCCGGTACATACGACACTGAGGTAATATGCTACGAAAAAACTGATCAAGTAGGCGGTACATGGATTTACAGGGAAGAAACTGGTTTAGATCGATACGGTTTACCAATACACACTagtatgtacaaaaatttaag AACGAATCTTCCGAAGGAAGTTATGGGATATCCTGATTATCCTGTTCCCGATACTCCCGACAGTTATTTGACTCGCACGCAAAtacttgaatttttaaattcttactGCAATCATTTTAATCTTCGCCAGTACATCCgg TTTTTGCATAACGTGGAATTAGTGGAGCCATCGACAGGGAACCGGAAGTGGACGATTAAAGTAAAAAATCTAGAAAAAGATACTGTCTTAACAGAGTCATTTGATGCAGTTATGGTGTGTAATGGTCATTACTTCGAGCCCAGTACGCCAAATTTAAAAGGTCAGAAGACTTTCCAAGGGCAACAATTGCATAGTCATGATTATAGGATGCCGGATATTTTTACCGATAAGACTGTACTTGTACTTGGCGCCGGGCCTTctg GAATGGATTTGGCTTTGGAAATATCAAGGAAAGCAAAACGTGTAATTTTAAGTCACCACCTGAAGGATCCTATAGGCACTGTATTTCCTGAAAATGTTGTTCAG AAACCAGATGTAAAAGAAGTGACTGAACACGATGTTCTTTTCAAAGATGACAGTAAAGAAACCGTGGATGTGCTTTTTTATTGTACAG GGTATAAATATAGTTTCCCCTTTTTGAGCGAAAAATGTGGAGTACGGGTAGATTCCAATATGGTGACACCATTATGGAAACATTTAGTATCGATCGAAAATCCCACCCTGGCCTTGGTTGGTCTTCCCTTCTATGTTTGCGCTTTCAGCATGTTCGATCTGCAG GTCCGTTTTATCTTGCAATATTGGTTTGGCAAGAAAGACTTTCCTTCTAAAGCGAATATGTTACAAGAAGAAGCGGAAGAATTTGAAAACCGCAGAAAAGAGGGCTTGGAAAAAAAACACTTCCACATGATGGGATTTAAGCAGGGCCATTACTATGACGATCTAGCAAATACTGCGGGAATAACACCATTGCCACCGGTTCTTACAAAATTGCACAACGAAAGCAGTACGCGCTTCTTAGATGACCTGGTGCATTATCGAGAAAGTAGATATAGGATCATCGATGACTATAATTTTATTCAGCTTTGA